The Nycticebus coucang isolate mNycCou1 chromosome 8, mNycCou1.pri, whole genome shotgun sequence genome has a window encoding:
- the LOC128592152 gene encoding twinfilin-2 isoform X3 produces MAHQTGIHATDELKEFFAKARAGSIRLIKVVIEDEQLVLGASQEPVGRWDQDYDRAVLPLLDAQQPCYLLYRLDSQNAQGFEWLFLAWSPDNSPVRLKMLYAATRATVKKEFGGGHIKDELFGTVKDDLSFAGYQKHVSSCAAPAPLTSAERELQQIRINEVKTELSVESKQQTLQGLAFPLQPGAQRALQQLQQKVINYVQLKLDLERETIDLVHTEPTDVAQLPSRVPRDTARYHFFLYKHTHEGDLLESVVFIYSMPGYKCSIKERMLYSSCKSHLLDSVEQDFQLEISKKIEIGDGAELTAEFLYDEVHPKQHAFKQAFAKPKGPGGKRGHKRLIRGPGENGDDS; encoded by the exons ATGGCACATCAGACGGGCATCCATG CCACAGATGAGCTAAAGGAATTCTTTGCCAAGGCTCGGGCTGGCTCTATCCGGCTCATCAAAGTTGTCATTGAGGATG AGCAGCTCGTGCTGGGTGCCTCGCAAGAGCCAGTGGGCCGCTGGGACCAGGACTACGACAGGGCTGTGCTGCCGCTGCTAGATGCTCAGCAGCCCTGCTACCTGCTGTACCGCCTTGACTCGCAGAATGCACAGGGTTTCGAGTGGCTCTTCCTGGCTTGGTCGCCTGATAATTCCCCT GTGCGGCTAAAGATGCTGTATGCGGCCACACGGGCCACAGTGAAAAAGGAGTTTGGAGGTGGCCACATCAAGGATGAGCTCTTCGGGACTGTGAAG GATGACCTCTCCTTTGCAGGGTATCAGAAGCACGTGTCATCCTGTGCAGCACCTGCCCCGCTGACCTCAGCTGAGAGAGAGCTTCAGCAGATCCGCATCAATGAG GTGAAGACAGAACTCAGCGTGGAAAGCAAGCAGCAGACGCTGCAGGGCCTCGCCTTCCCCCTGCAGCCTGGGGCCCAGCGGGCACTCCAGCAGCTCCAGCAGAAGGTCATCAACTACGTCCAGTTG AAGCTGGACCTGGAGCGGGAGACCATTGACCTGGTGCATACAGAGCCCACTGATGTGGCCCAGCTGCCCTCACGAGTACCCCGAGATACTGCTCGGTACCACTTCTTCCTTTACAAGCACACTCACGAGGGTGACCTCCTTGAGTCTGTGG TGTTCATCTACTCGATGCCGGGGTACAAGTGCAGCATCAAGGAGCGCATGCTCTACTCCAGCTGCAAGAGCCACCTCCTCGACTCCGTGGAACAGGACTTCCAGCTGGAGATCTCCAAGAAG ATTGAGATTGGTGATGGGGCAGAGCTGACAGCCGAGTTCCTCTATGACGAGGTACACCCCAAGCAACATGCCTTCAAGCAGGCCTTCGCCAAGCCCAAGGGCCCAGGGGGCAAGCGGGGCCACAAGCGCCTCATCCGTGGTCCGGGCGAGAATGGGGATGACAGCTAG